A stretch of Methanosphaerula palustris E1-9c DNA encodes these proteins:
- a CDS encoding formylmethanofuran dehydrogenase subunit C gives METVTVTIKDQPKLFVEAEHITPDGFAGKSAAEIAALHVYEGTEQFTIGKYFEITGNAGPTAAETKVVLKGDFSRVKYLGMKMSAGEMVIEGNADMYVGAWMAGGKLTVKGNVDAFAATGMKGGELLIEGNAGNYLGSAYRGDWRGMQGGLIRVGGNAGSDIGTFMNGGTIIIGGDVDIHVGTHAEGGTIIVKGNAKSRLGGQMVEGEITVFGTVDVMMPGFKYVEDVEREVDGQKAIFSLYQGDLGERHRTKKGQVVYGTLYVKKSAAADDDAIRTARLQAMREQKKAKRRAAAEAESASSEE, from the coding sequence ATGGAGACAGTTACAGTCACAATCAAGGATCAGCCGAAACTCTTCGTCGAGGCTGAACATATCACTCCCGACGGTTTCGCAGGCAAGAGTGCCGCTGAGATCGCAGCCCTTCATGTCTATGAAGGGACCGAGCAGTTCACCATCGGCAAGTACTTCGAGATCACCGGCAACGCCGGCCCCACCGCGGCTGAGACAAAGGTCGTGCTGAAGGGTGACTTCTCCAGGGTCAAGTACCTGGGGATGAAGATGTCAGCCGGTGAGATGGTGATTGAAGGGAATGCCGATATGTATGTCGGCGCCTGGATGGCGGGTGGAAAATTGACCGTCAAGGGCAATGTTGACGCCTTCGCAGCCACCGGAATGAAGGGTGGCGAGCTGCTGATCGAAGGGAACGCAGGCAATTACCTCGGGTCAGCATACCGGGGCGACTGGCGCGGGATGCAGGGCGGTCTGATCCGCGTAGGCGGCAACGCAGGCAGCGATATCGGGACATTCATGAATGGCGGTACGATCATCATCGGCGGCGATGTGGACATCCATGTCGGTACCCATGCAGAGGGCGGCACGATCATCGTCAAGGGCAATGCGAAGAGCAGGCTCGGCGGCCAGATGGTCGAAGGCGAGATCACGGTCTTCGGCACCGTCGATGTGATGATGCCCGGTTTTAAATACGTCGAGGACGTGGAGCGGGAGGTCGACGGTCAGAAGGCGATCTTCTCGCTCTATCAGGGCGATCTCGGCGAGCGGCACCGGACGAAGAAGGGGCAAGTCGTCTATGGCACTCTCTATGTGAAGAAGTCCGCGGCTGCCGATGACGATGCGATCAGAACGGCACGATTGCAGGCAATGCGCGAACAGAAGAAGGCAAAGAGGAGGGCGGCCGCAGAGGCTGAGTCCGCTTCATCTGAAGAGTAA
- a CDS encoding adenylosuccinate synthetase, producing MTCTVIVGGFFGDEGKGKIVAHIAHADEPTIIARGGVGPNAGHTVQVGEKEYGVRMVPSGFVYPDARLCIGAGVLVDPRVLAREVDVLGVKGRIFVDRRCGIIEEKHIAADKASVHLSQKIGSTGTGCGPANADRVMRVGRLAQDLPELKEYLIDVPVEVNTAIDNDEVVLLEGTQGFGISLYYGSYPYVTSKDTSASQIAADIGVGPTGIDDVVVVFKAYPTRVGEGPFSTEMSHEQSGELGIQEFGTVTHRERRIGCWDGKMARYSAMINGCTQVAITGIDKVDKACFGVTDYEKLTPKALDFLRAAEDDINRPITLISTGPELSQIIDLRDEF from the coding sequence ATGACCTGTACCGTAATAGTTGGTGGATTCTTTGGAGACGAAGGAAAGGGGAAGATTGTCGCACATATCGCCCATGCAGATGAGCCCACAATCATCGCACGGGGCGGTGTAGGTCCAAATGCAGGCCACACTGTTCAGGTGGGTGAGAAGGAGTACGGCGTCCGGATGGTCCCTTCAGGGTTCGTCTATCCCGATGCCCGCCTCTGTATCGGCGCAGGGGTGCTCGTCGACCCGCGTGTGCTGGCGCGGGAGGTCGATGTTCTGGGTGTGAAAGGAAGGATCTTCGTCGACCGGCGATGCGGAATCATCGAAGAGAAGCATATCGCAGCAGATAAGGCCAGCGTCCACCTCTCCCAGAAGATCGGGTCCACCGGTACAGGCTGCGGCCCGGCCAATGCTGACCGAGTGATGAGGGTCGGTAGGCTGGCACAGGATCTGCCCGAACTGAAGGAGTACCTGATCGATGTTCCGGTCGAGGTAAACACGGCGATCGATAATGATGAGGTTGTTCTCCTCGAAGGAACGCAGGGATTTGGGATCTCCCTCTATTATGGGAGTTATCCCTATGTGACCAGCAAGGATACTTCGGCCTCGCAGATCGCGGCAGATATCGGGGTCGGGCCGACTGGGATCGATGATGTGGTCGTGGTCTTCAAGGCATACCCGACCAGAGTCGGAGAAGGACCCTTCTCCACCGAGATGTCCCACGAACAATCAGGAGAACTCGGGATCCAGGAGTTTGGAACGGTCACTCACCGCGAACGGCGGATTGGGTGCTGGGATGGGAAGATGGCCCGGTACTCGGCGATGATCAATGGGTGTACGCAGGTCGCGATAACAGGGATTGACAAGGTGGACAAGGCTTGCTTCGGTGTGACCGATTATGAGAAACTGACTCCTAAGGCCCTGGATTTTCTCCGTGCGGCTGAAGATGATATCAACCGGCCGATCACGCTGATCTCGACAGGTCCCGAGCTCTCACAGATCATCGATCTGCGCGATGAGTTCTGA
- a CDS encoding methytransferase partner Trm112 yields the protein MRRSMMEILCCPICKGDLTLQAVEEDESEVREGTLFCAACRAGYPIHDGIPDLLPQKTE from the coding sequence ATGAGAAGAAGTATGATGGAGATCCTCTGTTGCCCTATCTGTAAGGGTGACCTTACCCTGCAGGCGGTCGAAGAGGATGAATCTGAGGTTCGGGAGGGTACGCTCTTCTGTGCAGCCTGCAGGGCTGGATATCCGATCCATGACGGAATCCCGGACCTGCTCCCGCAGAAGACCGAATAA
- a CDS encoding formylmethanofuran dehydrogenase subunit A yields MTEYLIKNGFVFDAVSGVKGDKADIAIKDGRIVETSELSSKAEQIDANGKTVMAGAVEIHAHVAGPKVNEGRNYRPEDKLFGCTPKTATSRMGGGFSIPTTFKTGYTYAKMGYTTVMEAAMPPLYARHVHEEICDTPIIDQGAFPVFGNNWFMLEYLKNNEIENAAAYIAWLLRAAKGYAVKVVNPGGTEAWAWGLNCLSVNDPVPYFDITPAQIVKGLLEANEYLGLPHSIHVHSNNLGNPGNYTTTLDTLKIAEGYKTHNKFGREQVMHHTHLQFHSYGGDSWLNFESKAKEMMDYVNAQKNLTIDLGCVTLDETTTMTADGPFEHHLTELNHLKWANVDVELETAAGIVPYIYSPNVKVCGIQWAIGLELALFAKDPMRTFITTDHPNAGPFTRYPRIFKWLMSQEARQERLDTFKWSQKVIDATNLAEIDREITLYELSQMTRAGPAKALGLTEMCGGLKPGMDADVVVYNFNPEAPFTPDQIETAFTCADDVFKCGVHVVKNGEVISNGNKRTLWVNAKVRDNPQVMHDVEEKFLKYYSVNQNNYEVSGHHYLPNPYVLEVDATE; encoded by the coding sequence ATGACAGAATACCTGATCAAGAACGGCTTTGTCTTTGACGCAGTGAGCGGTGTCAAAGGAGACAAGGCTGACATCGCAATAAAGGACGGCAGGATCGTCGAGACGTCCGAGCTCTCATCGAAGGCGGAGCAGATCGACGCAAACGGCAAGACGGTCATGGCCGGTGCGGTTGAGATTCATGCCCACGTGGCTGGACCAAAGGTGAACGAAGGAAGAAACTACCGTCCAGAAGATAAACTCTTTGGCTGTACTCCCAAGACTGCGACCTCTCGGATGGGTGGTGGTTTCTCGATTCCAACCACGTTTAAGACTGGCTATACCTATGCAAAGATGGGCTATACGACGGTGATGGAGGCTGCGATGCCCCCGTTGTACGCACGTCATGTGCACGAGGAGATATGCGACACGCCGATCATTGACCAGGGTGCCTTTCCGGTCTTTGGAAACAACTGGTTCATGCTCGAGTACCTCAAGAACAATGAGATCGAGAATGCGGCTGCGTACATTGCCTGGCTGCTCCGTGCAGCCAAGGGGTACGCGGTCAAGGTTGTGAACCCGGGTGGCACTGAAGCATGGGCATGGGGACTGAACTGTCTCTCTGTCAATGATCCGGTTCCATACTTTGACATTACCCCAGCGCAGATCGTGAAGGGGCTGCTCGAAGCGAACGAGTACCTCGGTCTCCCGCACTCGATCCATGTCCACTCCAACAACCTCGGGAACCCCGGAAACTATACGACCACGCTCGACACGTTGAAGATCGCTGAGGGGTATAAGACCCACAACAAGTTCGGCCGTGAACAGGTGATGCACCACACGCATCTCCAGTTCCACTCGTATGGTGGCGATAGCTGGCTGAATTTCGAGTCCAAGGCCAAAGAGATGATGGACTACGTGAACGCTCAGAAGAACCTGACGATCGACCTCGGGTGTGTGACCCTCGATGAGACAACGACGATGACCGCCGACGGACCGTTCGAGCACCACCTGACCGAATTGAACCATCTGAAGTGGGCGAACGTCGACGTCGAACTTGAAACTGCAGCAGGGATTGTACCGTACATTTACAGTCCGAATGTCAAGGTCTGCGGTATCCAGTGGGCCATCGGACTTGAACTGGCACTCTTCGCCAAGGACCCGATGCGGACCTTTATCACCACTGACCACCCGAATGCAGGGCCGTTCACCCGGTATCCCCGCATATTTAAGTGGTTGATGAGCCAGGAAGCCCGGCAGGAGCGGCTTGATACGTTCAAGTGGAGCCAGAAGGTAATCGACGCCACAAACCTCGCAGAGATCGACCGTGAGATCACGCTCTATGAACTGTCGCAGATGACCCGGGCAGGGCCGGCGAAAGCACTCGGTCTGACCGAGATGTGCGGCGGGTTAAAGCCAGGGATGGACGCGGACGTTGTCGTCTACAACTTCAACCCTGAAGCACCCTTCACGCCGGACCAGATCGAGACCGCGTTCACCTGTGCGGATGATGTCTTCAAGTGCGGTGTCCATGTGGTCAAGAATGGCGAGGTCATCTCTAATGGCAACAAACGGACTCTCTGGGTCAACGCCAAAGTCAGGGACAACCCGCAGGTCATGCATGATGTTGAGGAGAAATTCCTGAAATACTACAGTGTCAACCAGAACAACTACGAAGTCAGCGGGCACCACTATCTCCCGAACCCGTATGTGCTCGAGGTCGATGCGACAGAGTGA
- a CDS encoding molybdopterin dinucleotide binding domain-containing protein, with amino-acid sequence MTKINLNLISGRTIQQGVSMEAGKEKSAYRDACGIIEMDPSDFKKLGAWRNTNVRVTSPYGTVVVKAIEATQGPHPGLGWIPMGPWANAIIDPNTYSTGMPTFKGVPVTVEVAMNDQVFGSIELVQRLCRGECV; translated from the coding sequence GTGACAAAGATCAACCTAAACCTGATATCCGGACGAACGATCCAGCAGGGTGTCTCAATGGAGGCCGGCAAGGAGAAGTCAGCCTACCGGGACGCCTGCGGTATCATCGAGATGGATCCATCAGATTTTAAGAAACTTGGGGCATGGCGGAACACGAACGTACGTGTGACCAGCCCCTATGGTACTGTTGTGGTGAAGGCGATCGAAGCCACCCAGGGTCCCCACCCCGGGCTCGGCTGGATTCCGATGGGGCCATGGGCCAACGCCATCATCGATCCCAACACCTACTCGACAGGCATGCCGACCTTCAAGGGTGTCCCGGTCACCGTCGAGGTGGCGATGAACGATCAGGTTTTTGGCTCGATTGAACTGGTACAGAGGCTTTGTAGAGGTGAATGTGTATGA
- a CDS encoding formylmethanofuran dehydrogenase subunit B — translation MTKVVTDVICPFCGTLCDDLEVSVSDDGKQIIDVYNACAIGAEKFLHSQSKDRVTRPRMQQADGTYKEVSYDEAVEYTAQMLAGAKKPLMYGWSSTSCEAQSMGYEVAENVGAILDNTATVCHGSSLMAIQDVGIPSCTLGEVKNRADTVIFWGCNPSHAHPRHMSRYSIFPRGMFMGKGQKSRKMIVVDPRNTDTAKMADVHLQLEQGRDYELLSALRVAIRGESLPDVVAGISREKILEAANMMKDARFGIIFFGMGVTQSIGKNHNIDMAIMLTKDMNEYTKFSIIAMRGHYNVTGSGAVMGWQFGFPFATDLSRGFARYNPGETTSNDLLRRDEVDAVFVIGSDPGAHFPISSVKKISRLPSVAVDPHITPTTDVCKLHVPVAFVGVEVGGCCYRMDNVPIESRKVVEPPEGMLTDTEFLTRVRDRVNQIKGA, via the coding sequence ATGACAAAAGTAGTAACTGATGTCATATGCCCGTTCTGTGGGACACTCTGTGATGACTTGGAGGTATCAGTCTCTGATGACGGCAAGCAGATTATCGATGTCTACAATGCCTGTGCCATCGGAGCAGAGAAGTTCCTCCACTCCCAGTCCAAGGACCGGGTGACCAGGCCGCGAATGCAGCAGGCGGATGGGACCTATAAGGAGGTCTCCTATGATGAAGCCGTTGAGTATACGGCCCAGATGCTGGCCGGCGCTAAGAAGCCGCTGATGTATGGTTGGTCTTCGACAAGTTGCGAGGCGCAGTCGATGGGATATGAGGTCGCCGAGAATGTTGGTGCCATCCTCGACAACACGGCTACCGTCTGCCATGGCTCGTCTCTGATGGCTATTCAGGATGTCGGCATCCCGAGCTGCACGCTTGGTGAGGTGAAGAACCGTGCCGATACGGTTATCTTCTGGGGATGCAACCCCTCGCACGCCCATCCACGGCACATGTCGCGGTACTCGATCTTCCCGCGCGGGATGTTCATGGGCAAGGGGCAGAAGTCCAGAAAGATGATCGTCGTCGACCCGAGGAACACCGACACCGCCAAGATGGCTGATGTTCATCTCCAGCTCGAGCAGGGGAGAGACTATGAACTCCTCTCAGCACTCCGTGTTGCCATCCGAGGAGAATCTCTTCCAGATGTCGTTGCAGGGATCTCCAGGGAGAAGATCCTTGAAGCAGCCAACATGATGAAGGATGCCCGGTTCGGGATCATCTTCTTCGGGATGGGTGTCACTCAGTCCATTGGCAAGAACCACAACATCGACATGGCTATCATGCTGACCAAGGACATGAACGAGTACACCAAGTTCAGCATCATCGCCATGCGTGGCCACTACAATGTGACCGGTTCAGGCGCTGTGATGGGTTGGCAGTTTGGATTTCCATTCGCCACCGACCTCTCACGAGGATTCGCCCGGTACAACCCCGGCGAGACCACCTCCAATGACTTGCTCCGCAGGGATGAGGTCGATGCGGTCTTTGTGATCGGCAGCGATCCCGGGGCACACTTCCCGATCAGTTCGGTGAAGAAGATTTCAAGACTCCCCTCAGTGGCGGTCGATCCCCACATCACACCGACCACTGATGTCTGCAAACTGCATGTCCCGGTGGCCTTTGTTGGGGTCGAGGTTGGCGGGTGCTGCTATCGTATGGATAATGTTCCGATCGAGTCCCGCAAGGTTGTCGAGCCCCCGGAGGGGATGTTGACCGACACAGAATTTCTGACAAGGGTTCGTGACCGAGTAAACCAGATCAAGGGTGCGTAA
- a CDS encoding DUF7524 family protein, with translation MEANEIYLNRKRINSLEVPRDPLQIGVGRPLTFRLINYGAPVHLSFSAMDAGQFTEFTHQNIFVRDEMIFDLPIREDAYPGTFSINVVTGYGTVRDTIEVQVIRPKVVKEVAERQRTQYPVYVAPETSTPPVVQIFAILGLFMYLFWWYVRVDLLNFTAFALIFAGILVQWYSHRQG, from the coding sequence ATGGAGGCCAATGAGATCTACTTGAATCGGAAGAGGATCAACTCGCTAGAGGTCCCTCGCGATCCGCTCCAGATCGGAGTGGGCCGACCGCTCACCTTCCGGTTGATCAACTACGGCGCCCCGGTTCATCTCTCGTTTTCTGCCATGGACGCCGGGCAGTTCACCGAGTTCACGCACCAGAACATCTTCGTCCGCGACGAGATGATCTTCGATCTCCCGATCCGTGAGGACGCCTATCCGGGTACCTTCTCGATCAACGTGGTCACCGGGTATGGCACGGTTAGGGACACGATCGAGGTGCAGGTGATCCGGCCGAAGGTGGTGAAGGAGGTGGCGGAGCGGCAGCGGACCCAGTATCCGGTCTACGTGGCGCCTGAGACCTCGACCCCTCCCGTGGTGCAGATCTTTGCGATTCTCGGGCTCTTTATGTACCTGTTCTGGTGGTACGTGCGGGTAGACCTGCTGAATTTCACGGCTTTTGCCCTCATCTTTGCCGGGATTTTGGTCCAATGGTACTCTCACCGGCAGGGGTAA